In Sciurus carolinensis chromosome 4, mSciCar1.2, whole genome shotgun sequence, the sequence ATGAGATCCTGGATCCCCTTAAACTCCTTACGAGggagtcttctctctttctcctgtttcctGTTTGGAATTTGGATGAAGCGGGTGGAGTTCTTGCAGCCATATTGAGCCATGAGACAACTTTGAGGATGGATACCACACGCTGAAGATAGCAGCACAGAAGGTGAGCCCGGGCCCCTGGTGGCTGCGTGGCCCCCATACTAGGCCTGGACTCCCTGCCTCTGAACGTTTTTTATGTGAAAGGATAAAAACGGAATGCAATTCCTACCCCTCACCCAGGGCGGCTCTCGAGAGGATTCCGTGGTGTGGCCACGGCACGTGTCCAGCGTGGCCGGTGCTGACTGGGGCTGCCTCCCTGGTCCTCCCTCCTGTGCCAGCCTTCCTGCTGCCCCGGCCGTCACAGCATGCACCTGTCTCCAGCTGTCCCCAAGCTCCCTGCCCACGTCCCCTCCCGCACTGGCCATAGAGGCAGGACCTGGCCCTGGGCCCGGCTGGCCTCAGGAGGTGGCTCGAGGCTCTGCCCGGGGGGCTACAGTCTCTGCACCTGGGCAGCTGCTGGGACCCTGAGCTGCCTGCTGCCAAGCCGGGCACCCAGCTGCTGGGCTCCGGCCTCCCGCCCGCATCAGGCTCCAGGGCACCGGGCAGGGCGGGGATCTGGGAGACAGAGACCCGGCCCGGGTCCTGCTCTGCTGTGGCCACTGCGTGTCCTCATCCACCCGGTGGGAGTGAGGTGGCTGGCAGCTCTGGGGCGCCCAGAGCCACATTCACTGGCCCCTTGCTGGCGGTGAGCCGCTGGTGGGCGGGCAGGTGGTGCTGGGTCCCCAGTTGGAGCGGCTGGCGGTGCCCGAGGGCCGGGCGGTGCCGCCAGGCTGTGTGGGCCCAGCAGCTCGCGGACTTGGCCTGCGCCCCGCCTACCTCCAGGTACTTGACGGGGATCTTGTGCTTGGTGGCGTGCGACTGTGCCAGGGGCTTGATCTCCGCCTCGTGCTGCCCCTTCTTCTTCAGGATGCCCCCCAGCGCCCCGAGCACCGTGCTGCCGTGCTTCTTCAGCTCCTCCGAGGCCTTCATCTCCTCCTCCGACTTCAGGTTCTTGAACTTGTCGAACTTCTCCAGGGTCTCAGGGTGATCCTTAAAGAGCCTGTGGACACACGAGGGCTGGGGTCAGACGCGGGCTGTGCAGGGGGGTCTGCAGCTGCCAGGCTCCAGTCCTGTCCGGCTGCCCCTTCTGAGCTGTGCAACCTCAGGCAGTTCACtgcccctctctgtgcctcagcttcctcacccAAGGAAGGGGAGAACCTGTCCCTACTTAGAGGATTATGTGAGATACTACCCGCTAAGGGCCTGCAAGGCGTCTGGCACCTACGTGTCCTGAGCACTGGTCACTGTTTTATTACCGTCCCTCAGGTGGGGGTGCGGCTCGGTGGTGCAGCGCTCGCCTACATGCccgaggccttgggttccaccCGGTTCTGccaaactctttttttaattaaagcatcATGAAGTTGCTGATATCCCCATGGACACTGTCACTGTCAGGGtgaggggcaggaaggacagtgccATCCTGCACTGCGCCTGGCCTCGGGCCTGCCCGGGGTCTCAGGGAGTGGACATGGGGCCCTGGTGCCCGAGGCCCTGGGTGGCTGGGCTCTGCCTGCACAGCGGGGGCAGGCCCTGCGCTGTGACGTCACAGCCAGGCCTGGGTGACTCGAAGGGCAGTCCTCGGCACCTGGGGCCTCTCCGCAGCCCTGCCTCCAGACGGCTCGGCCCCAGAGGCTGAGCCCCTGCCCGAGCTTCCTCCCATCCAGAGGTCTGTTCCTCCAGCGGTTCCTCTTCTGTGGTTTCCAGGCTCCATGACAGTCTGGTAACCCCGCTGTGGACACTCTCTGGTTTGCGGCTCAGGTCCCTGGGAAGCACCGGCCCGGTGTCTCCATCCCAGGGTCCCCCGGGAGGACCTCTGAGCTTCTCTTCGCCCCACCTGAGAACGAGGTCTGGTTCTCTGAGTTGCCTCTCTAATGACCTCCTCCTTGGCTTGTGGTCAGCTAACGCCCCCAGCTCCTCTTCATCCGAACCCTGCTCCCGTCTCCTCCTATGGCCGGGCAGCTGGTGACCTTGACCCCTGCACAGCTCTGCAGTTCCTCTCCCGGGATCAGCGCCCATTCCAGCCTCAGCAGCCTGACCTGGCATGTGGGGCGTGGTGGCTTCTGATTTGGGGTGAGCATCCTGGCCCGGGAATGCAGGCCTGAGGGGAGCCGACAGCCACAGAGCGCTGGCCGAGGACAGGCGTGTCCCCAGGGCTCCAAACATGCAGCCGCTGTGTCCCCAGGGCGCTGTGGGGGGGGGTCGTGCTATTGCCCCATCTCACAGGGGAGGAGACCGAAGTCCGTCACCCCCTGTGCCCAGCCAGCAGGCAGAGCCCAGCCCGCCTTCCACCCCGGCCGGCCCCTCCTGCCCCCGGGCCCAGGGCACATTCTGAGTGGGCACAAATAGCATCTCATTAAAAAGCCTCGGGGGGCAGATCCGCTTGACAGGTGAGGGAACCCAGCTCGGGCTCTGTCCACGTCACAGACGTCCCTCTGCAAACTGCAGCGAGTGAGCCAGCACCCCGTGTGCCAGTCTGTCCACAGCCAGGACAACATCCCACGTCACCCGGGACCCTGTCCAAAGCCGTGTGCGTCATTGACAGCCCGTCTCTGGCACCTTTCTTCAAGGGTCCCCGACTACCAACTATTATTATCTGGTGACAATGATCCTTGGATTCCTGATGACAGACGCAGGACTTGGCACCCTCAGAGAGGGCTCCAGGTCAGGACACCGGAAGGAGACTGCCTGGGGCAGAAGCTGGCGGGGGACTGGGCATGCGAGGCAGCAGGGATCTTGGGCGTTAGGAGAGCCCCCCAGTGTCTCCGGGAAAGAATCACGGACGCCAAGTTCTAGCCCGGCTCTGTATCGAATGTGCTGTGTGGCACTGGAGAAGTCATTCAACCtctctgggtcctgccagaaGAGTCGGTCTAGATGATTTTTCAGCCTCCAAAAGTCTTTCCGGTGCCTCACCCTCCACTCAGCACAGAGAGGTGGGCGACCCTGTAATACTTCACGGCACAGGAGGACAGAGCTAGCGTCTGCTGAGCCATTCTTGCGCCTGTGGCTTCCGGCTCCGTTGGCCCTGAGTCCTGCAGCGGGGATGCCCCGGATCCACCCGATGGCAGTGCCTCAAAATGATGGACGAGGAGGCGCCTTCTTCGCGGCCTGCGCTGTCCTGCGTTCGTCCATCCACGGATCAGCCCGGCTGCGGAGGTGGAGACCCTTCCTGCTCCATGGGACCAGGAGCCCGTCTCCAGCCTGGCGCGACCCCGGGACGGGACTGTCGTCGTCGAGAGCGGGGAGGCTAAATCCGAGTGTCCTGAACTGGGATCCCAGCCCCctctcactagctgtgtgactttgggcaggtgacttaacctctctgtgacATGCGGTGATGACACGTTGGCCTCGGAAGCTCGCTGCGGGGCCTAAACACAGCGAAGCACCCAGGCCGCACTCAGTAGGCACCGCGGGCCGTGCCCTCCTCCCCGGCGTCGCCGCCATCGTCCCGTGCTTTTGCTCCGGCCCTCTTCGCCAGGAGTTCCAGGTTCTGCGCGGCTGGCTCGCCGGCTCCGGCTGGGGCTGTTCCTCCCCGTCACGCTCGAGCTGTGGCCACCAGCGCGGCTCTCAAACTCCACCCTCCGCCACCCCGACAAGAAGGCGAAGCTGGGAGCCGGAGGCCCTGGGCAGTCGGAGCCCCGGCCGAGCTCCGTGTGCAGCCCGGCTTCTAAACTCCAGGGCGGACGGCCTGCGGCTCGGGCCTCCCGTCTGGCCCACAGACTCGCGGGCTGTCACCTCTCGTGTTCCCAGGCAGCGAGTGACCTCACCAAGGTCGGGAAGCAGGGCCGGGCACCTGCAGCAGAAGCCCCGGGCCGCCTCACCCGGCCTGAGAGGAGGCAGCAGGCCAGGCCCCGGGAGGCCTGCAGCCGGGACAAGACAGGGCGCCACGCCCTTGGGGGCCTGCCAGGGGCCCAGCCTGGGCATGTGTCTTGTCCCTGGCCGCCAGCCGCTGGCCCCTGGCCGCCGGCCCCTGGCAGGCCTCTCTGATCCGCCCCGGGAAGGGAAGAAGTGTCTCCAGATCACACACCACCCTGAGTCTCCTTCAAGATGTCCAAGGCCCTGCCAGGGACCAGAGGCCCCCGATCACCTTGGAAAGACCCCTGCTGTCCCCCGTGGCTCCTACCGGAGGCTGGGAGGATCCTGCGTCCTGAGAGTGGGACAGAAGACCATCCCTTTGCTCAACCAATGGGGAAACAGAACCCAGAGAGGGCCAgtgacttttccaaggtcacacaggaacAGCGGCTTGGGGGTTGATGAGACGTTCGGGGGGCATTTCGTCCAATCAGGAGGGGCCTGTTGCAGCCCCAGCAGCCAGTGACAGGGACAGAGACGGAGGGGAGTTGCTCAGGTGCCAGCCAGCCAGCAGAAACCTGGCTTCTTCCTCAAGGCTGCAGCCCGACCCCAGCCCCGACTTCAGGTAGCTGCTGGCAGCAGGTAGGGGGCAAGTCCCAGGGAGGCCAGAGGTCACTCGGGGGAGGGCTTCCTCCCCCCACAGAGGAGAAATCATGTGCCAATCAAAACTTGCTGCCGGAGGAGGAAAAGTTGGTCTGCACCATCAGGCTGACCAGGGACCTCGGGGAGGGGACCGGGTGCACCCTGGGGTGGAAGGTCAGGGGAGGCAAGCCACAGGCCACCCCTGTGCCAAACTCAGGATCTGGGGGAGCTTCCTGCATAAGGCAGGATGTCCTCGGAGACCACGTTACCCCAGCCCTCGAACTGGAGACCTGTCCTACGTCACAGGTCACTCACGGCACTTTGAAAAGTCCTAAGCTGGGACTCATCTCTAGCATCTAATAGCATTTCTAGAACTCACGGCCTGCCCCAAAGCGTGCCAGGCCCCTGTGTCCGTCATCTTATTATCTCTCACTTCTCTGTGATTTAGGGATTAGGACTTCCCCCCACTGAACAGGAGAGAAAttcaaggctcagagaggttgagcaTCTTTCCGAGGGTCACACAGCTGCTCAACGACAGAGCCACGTCTGGATCCCGACCTGTCTCACCTTGAAAGTCACGCCTTAGCTTTGACATTTCGTGGACTTTAACAGGCTTGTGGCTCTGGGGACCCATTTAGGCCTCATCTAGTAAGTGAGATGGTGGGACAAGCTCTCCAGGGCCTTTCTAACTCCGTGTGTCATTCTAAGATTCCTCCTGATGGGCTCAGGCTACGGGGGTTTGGTCCTCAAGCCTCCCCCAGCTGCTGACGTCGGCCGGGAGGGGTCTTCTCTTTCCCAAGTCGGGTCCCTGACGCTTAGGAGCAGGGAGAACCGAGAGGCAATGGGACCGGCCTCATCTCCGCAGCCAGCTGGCCTGGCCGGCTTGGCACCGGGCTGGGCTTCTGGGGTGCGGGTGGCCGGGGCCCCTGCCCGTTACCTGATGAGCACTTCCTGCCCGTGGCCGGCGAGGTCGGCCTCCACCTTGCCCCAGACGCTCAGCACCAGCTGCCATTCCCCGTCGCTGAGCCCCATGGCCTCCGAGGACAGAAGGAGCAGGTGCTGATGCTGGGTGCTCCGGCCGGGCTGGGATGGGGCTACCCGGCCCGATGGGCTTTTATACCCCTGCCCGCAGGGTCACCGggcgcccccgccccgccctccAGGGGCCTAATCTCTGCCTTTCTCCGCCTCACATGGGAAGCTATTTTGGGGCAGGTGCCATTGTGAGGACCAGGACAACTCGGGccacggggtgggggtgggggaggcgtGGAAAGAGCTGGAGGCGCTGGGCACCGCCGGGCCTCCCAGGCCAGCAGAAAGGGCACAGCCCAGCCTCTGCGGCGGCGTGAAACCCGACGCTCCCGCCGCCGGCTGGCTCCTGTTCTGCAGCTGGGCAGCGGGCGCCGCTGGCCTGGGACAGTCCTGGCcccacagcctgctctgcccACTTCCTGCCCACTTTTCGGATGCTCCTCGCCTGCCCCGGGTGCTGAGAAGGAGCCCGCGGCCCGTGGGGCAGGCAGGCCCTGGCCCCGGGCTCCCGTCTGGTGGCTCTGCCCACCCGCTGCCCTTGCGCCAGCCACTCTTGCCACGGCGGAGCCAGGCCCTCGCCTCTGGCACCCACTGACCCTAGGAGCCCCACGGGGCAGACCCTGGCCTTGTCCCCTCGGAGGGGGCTGGCCTCGTCCCTCGGCAGGCGGGCAGCAGAGTAGCCCTGGACCCAGTGTGCCCTGCCCACACCCCAGCCGCTGCCTGGCCTTGGGGACGGGGCTCGGCTTCACCCTTGGGGCCACTCCGGCCGCATGACCCCCATGGGTGCCAGGCGACCCCAGCTGGACTGTTCCTGGGGAAAGGTGGCTGGGCGGCCCTGCAGGAGAGCCAGAGCCGAGGCAGGGCCCACGGTTCGTCCAGGCATCCGCCCCACCCGCCCCGCCACCCGCTGCCCACTCGTCTCAGATCCCTCATCtctccatccatctgtccaccaTCCGTCCGTCAGTCCTCTCCACCCACCACGGCCAGGGCCTGACCTGCGGAGGACATAACAGGATGAGATAAAGCTCACCCTCGTCTGCAGGCATCCCACGAGGCCCTCGGGGACACACAAGGGGAAGAAAACACTTCAGCTCCTCCAGCGCTGTGGCCACAGTCTCCCGGACGCTCCGCTGCCTCCGCACAGGTCCTGTGGTGTGCAGGGCGCCTCCCTGGCAGGGCCCACCTGCTCTTCTTCCCGGGGCGCCAGCAGTGGTTCAGAGGGCAGGCCCTGTCCGGCTGTCCAGGCTGGGCACTGCACATGACTCTTCAGAGGACCACTGCCCAGCTGGGCCCCACGGAGACGCAGTGTGGCGGCTGTTCTGGGACCGCAGGATTCTCCCCTGAAGCTGCCGCCAGTCAGGGCTGGTGGGCGGGGGTTGGGCCCTGACCCAGGCCAAGGCGGGACCCGTGGCCTGTTAGCTCCGCCAGGCAGAGACCCTCTCGAAACGCAGCAGGGGTCCAGGAGGTCGCTCAGAGGTCACGCACTTGCCTGGCCGGGGAGACTGCTGAGGCCCGTCCACCTCGGGCCTCGGAcgtcctgccctggtccctgtgAGACCCGTCAGTTAGGGCTGAGTGACCACCAGCTGCTGCTCCCTGGGTGACCCTGGTGTGGCCTCAGGAGCCTATTTACTGCATCTGCAGATTCCCGATGACCAAAGGGCCAAGTCACGCAGGCCAAGCGTCCGGCACCTCTTCCCGAGGACCACAGTGACGCCAAGACCCGCCCGTGTCAGCAGTGGGAGAGGCAGGGACCGCGGGGACTCCGGGCCTCCATCCTTCCGTTCACTGGCCTTGAGGGAGGCCCATCTCAGAGTCTGTACAGGTCAGACCCTCGGCAGCTGCAGCCCCTACTTCTGACTGGAGGGCGAGTGAGGCcatgggtgggaggggaggccagAAAGAAGGAGGCTGTGGCAAGCGGCTGAGGCCAGCGGAGCCGCCTGCCCGGCACCCTGGGGTCTGATTGGCATCCTCGGCTCCAGAGCTCAGGGCGTtgccctcctgcctgtgcccctgAGAGCAGCAGGACAGCCCGCAGGGTGGGCTGCCCGGGCCGATGATCCGGAGCCCCGGCGCGTCTCCCACCCCCAGCAGCCAGCTGTCGGGGGACGGCCTGCGTTTCCAACCCCATCAGCGCGTTAGCGATGCCAACGTGTCCAAGGTGGAGCCTTCGCCAGCCGGCAGCCTGCCCGTTAGCTGCTGCTCGAGGCTCCGGCTTTGAAGTTGGTGAGACCTTTTAAGTTAAGTGGCGGGAGGCGCGGCTGTGGCTACCCGCGTGGCCTGCTCTGCAGGGACTCGACGGCCTGGCTGGGGCGGGCACCCCGGGCAGGCGTCCTGCTCAGGGCTTCTCTCTTCAGCTTCCAGGATGCACGGAGCCCCCAAATCTGAGAGCAGGAGACTCAATCTCAGGCCTTCAAATTCCGGAGCCTTCTTGTTCTCCCTACAGATCACCTGGCAGCCTCTTGAATCCTCCTGGGGACGGCAGGCTCGCTACCTAAGCTTTAAAACTTCTTCTTTCTATTGAGTCAAAATACAGCTTTCTGCACCCCCCCGCGCTTGCTGGGCTCTGCTGGCCCCTTGGCGCTGCAGAGGACCAGCTGAGTCCCACACCAGGAAGCTGCAGGCCCGTCTGAGCCGCCTCTTGTCCAGACTGACCATCCCCAGACTCGGAGAACCAACTCAGGCGGGACAAGTCACGGCTGGCACAGCACGGCAGGCGCCCCTCAGCTGGGCTGGTGGGCGAGCCTTTGAAGTAGGTGGACATTTTAAGGGTCGCCGTTTAAGCTAAGGGAAAGGTCCTGGCACTCTGGAGCGGGCCTTCGGTCTCTGGCCTTCGCCTTCAGTCTCTGGTCCGGCACACAGAGAACCCTCCAGCCCCTGTGCAGGCCTGAGCCCAGGCCCCTCTCTGTCCAAGGGCTGAAAGTCCAGTCGAGCTGGCCTCTGAGTTTTCTAGCCTCTAGGAGGCCACCAAGTCCCTCTGGCAACTCCACCAAGGGAGACCGAAGACGAGGAAAGAGGAAGAGCGCCGCGCCTCCTCCCGGCCTCCTCTGGCGCCAGCCCGCCCTCCCGCCAGGCTGGGCGGGGCGCCTACCCCAGGCCGAGCCCGCAGCGCCCCACACGCAGCTCCTGGCAGAGGAACCCTCCTGGGCCAGCGCCAGGCCGCACTCAGAGCTGGCAGGACCTGCCCAGAGCCCTGGCCTGCGCCCGGCCCGCGGGAGCCCACCCGGCTCTGCTCTGCGCCagggcccatgctgaccagtccCTTCTCCCCAGCTGTCCCCCGAGCTCCAGCGAGGCgaccagggctggggtggggagaggtaTCTTGTAGCAGCCGCGAGGCAAGAGGCAGAGGAACTAAAAATACAATGGCGAGGCCAGGCCCGCCCTCCTTGCAGGCTGGCCGGGGGCTTCCGGGAGGAGGGCAGGCGCCAGGGACCCCGGGCTGGTGAACAGGTGCGGCCTGGGACACCCCCCTGGGGACTCCGTGGCTCCTCCTGCCCCCTTCCTTCCTGGTCCCCGTCATGGGGGCAGCGCTCCTGCAGGAATCCTGCTTCCAGCCCATGACCTTCTTCGCCCTCTGGCCTCAACACGGGCACAGCTTGCTCATCTCTGCCATTTCTGCCCTGCCAGCCCCTCAGGGGGCAGGGGTGTAAAAGCCACAAACACCCACTGGGCACTCTAGGCATGCCAGGGCCCTGAGCCTCCCCACCGTGGACACGTATAAGTCCCactttacacatgaggaaactgaggcacagagaggttaagaaccTTGCTCAAAATACACAGCCAGGAAATGTCAAGCCCAAGATTGGAGCGCAGGCAGTCTGCTGGAGTGGGAAGTGGTCTACTTTTCAGACCTTTTGCCTCTCGTCCCCCTGAGAGCACCAATAAGCCCCTATCAGAGGAGCAGCCAATAAGCTCTTCCAATGTTTGTTTGATTGTACGGGTCCAGCCAGGGTCTCCCTGGAGGGAAGGCTAAGACGGGCCTTGGCAGCCTCCCGGTAGCTGACAACGGGGGCCCTGCTGCCATCTAGTGGCCACAAGGAGAAACGCCCCGCCTCGGCAGGCAGGTCCAGCCACCTGCGGGCTCAGCGCTCCGCTGAGAAGGCGCGGGCTGACTTCCCAGGGGTGGGAGCAATAAGGACCAGCCCCGGTGTGGCTCAAGGCCGGTGTGGACAAGGGATGGGCGCAGGGACAGTGGCTGCGTGTGCAAGTGGGGGAGCAGCTGGAGGTGCCCGGACTGAACGCCGTGTGCAAAACCCAGGGGTgcgtggggggaggggcagggcggACGAGAGACACCGGAAGACCAGTGGGGACTGGTGGCTCGGGTAGGTACAGTGCTGGACTGACCTGGCAGGTAGTGTCAGCTCTGTGGGGTGGTGTCAGGGCAGCAAGGTGAGTACTCCTGGCCCTGATGCAGGAGGCCCGGATGTGCAGGCCAGGGCGCCGCACCCCCGAGGACGGCTGGGGTCGGGGGCGTGGCCAGTGCCGGGTTGTAGAAGGGGACCCGGACCTGAGGGCTCTCCTGTGTGTGGGGGTGAGGGGTGCTGGGTGGGCGAGggccctgccactgagccccagccccagcacatGCGCTACTTCTGGGATCCAGGAAGAGTGTCCTAACTTTCTAAGGACTTTGCttctttcctctgtaaaatgagaaatgtttaaataatgcCCTAACTCAATGTCATGTGAGGATTAAAACAGAGTGTGTGTACAGCACTTAGTGAGGTGCCTGGTATGCAATAAGCGCTTCATAATTGCACATGTGTTGGGTACAGAGAAATTGTGatttctgtgcttcctggtgcACACAGGGGTTTCTGTCacggaaaaagaggaggagagaagcatTAAAATGCAGCCACAGAATTAGACAGGGGCCCGGTTCCAGCCCCTGGGAGCAACTACCCTGTGGGCGTCTCCCAGGGGAGGCGTGGCGTGGGGTGTGTGCAGGGGAGGGCACCAGCTGTTGGTGGGGGGACAGGACACATTTTGCCCAATGTTCTGTTATGTTCACCCCAGAGCTAAGGGGTGGGGCCTCACAGTGAGCTTAACGCCTGGCCACCTCCATTCTACCTTTGGCGTTTACTAGGCTGGCTTTAACGTGTCTCTCTTTGTCCTTATTTCTGTGACATTTGAAGTACAATCGTACACCATATAAGGACATTTGGGGCAACACTATGGGCAAGATACCAGGGTAGATTCTAATGGAGCAGGAACGGTCTGGCCTGAagcatttttctgttccttttccgTCTGCATGCGCTTAGAAACACAAATTCCTACCATTGCCCAACAGCCGCTCCGTCTCCAGTAGCTGGTGGGCTCAGGTTCTGCCACCAGCCCAGGGTGCAGGTGACCCCACCCAGGTGAGATCCCACCCAGGTTTGTGAACGTCACTCACAAGGACAAGCCAATGAGTAGCGTTTCTCTGAAGGTGCCTGTTGTTGAGTGACGCACGACTGCAAAGCCAGGTGTGAGAGTTGTTGGCATTTTCTCTTCGGATGTAAAATTTGCATCCAGCGCAACGCGCACACCTGAGGCTTACATTTGCGGGGTTTTGATCAATGCCTACGCCGGGCAGCCCAGGCAATCCCAAGAGGTCGAGGACAGTCGCCAAGTTCCCGAGAGCCCCGTCCCACCTCGCCCCACCCCCAAGGCTATCGCTGTCCTGATTGGCTGGGGGAGACAGGCACTCAGCACCTGCTAAGGGGGCTGCTATCCAGTTGGGCAGGGGTCAGGCGGAGGAGCGGCAGGACAGAGGGACACTCGGGGATCTCAGGATTTCCCTGGAGAGATCTGGATCCTTTCTTAAGGGAGCTGCCAGGCCGGGCTGGGTGGCGATGATCGGTTCCTTTCGGTTGCCTGGAAGATGTCCCGAGGCACCTGTCTGGCAGGTGCCCGTGTCCTACGGGTCACTTCTTTTCTCTGGAACCTGCAGGGGGAGGTGTAAGCTCTCCTTGGCAGGTGGCATCAGGGGCTGGTCACCAGCGCCCTCAAGGCTCCCTCTAGGAAAGGGGGCGTCTCTCTGCACATCCTGGGCCCCCAGCTGCTGGAGGGATGCAGACACGGTGCGGGAGAGGAGGCCCTTCCCGGGGCACAGGTGGCAGCTGGGCAGGTCCCCGCGCCTCCTCCACCCTGCCAGCAGCTCAGAGGCCGGGCCTCCCCTGTCCCCAGCGCAGCACCTGGGCCATTTCCCTACACCTCCCCCTGCCCTTTACCGAGGTACACACAGGGTCGCAGCTGCTGGACGCTCCTCTCGGGAGGACGGCCCAGCCCTGCGGAGAGGGCAGTGCAGACAGACAGGAAAGTGCCCCACACGCGGCCGCTGCCGGGTTTCCGCCTCTAGACTCAAGCACACCCGCCGCCCTTTAGTTCTTGAAAAGCCATGTGGTCCTCAGAGACAGTCCTGCTCTTGCTGAAGGATTTGGGCAAGGGACCACAAGGAACTTACCTTCCTGTTCCCAtgacccagccctgcccctgcctgtcAAAGTCACCAGCTCCTCCCGTGGCCTGGCTCTGCCACGGCTGTGTATAAACCAGACCCTCCTGGTGGCCTGTGGCCATTTTGCCCCAAACGCGTGCCCCTCCTGGGCCAAATAAGAGGTGGCTGGTCCATGGGGTCCCCTCCATTTTCCTTTCCGTCTTGTGTTCCTGCTGTCTGCTTTCACTTGGTTTCCTGACCCAGAAGGAGACGTTTTGGGGTTCCTTCCAGCAAACCTCCAGCTTTTCTCTTGCTCCATGAGACCTCAGGATGGGAGGCCACTTTCTGCTCCCTGGCTGCCCAACATTAAGGTCATGTGTTGGGGAGAGCACATCTGCCATTAGGTCCACTGTCCCCTCTGCCCACTCTCCCCCAACACCCCTGGCTGCCCACAGCCGTGACTCAGGCTGCTCTGAAGTCTCCATCGCCCACATGGGAGTCCACCTCGGGATGGGTCGCACCCCAGGGGTGCGAAACCGGGGACCACAACGTCATCCACCCTCTTGCATCAAAAGAGGTGACTGGATCCCCTTCACCGAGGTGTTGAGAATGTCAGCCGActtgcttcagtttcttttctgtgggAGAAATTCGgtggtggggacagaggaggggtTGTGACAACTGAAGGGAGCTGGCCGGGGCCACCCCGATGCTGCATGGAAGTCTCACATCCCGAGTCTGAGCCATGTTCCTGGTGACCCTGGCAGTTTATCTGTGTCAGTCTCATCCCAGGACTCATGCTCCTTGCTTCTCTCGGGAGCACCCTCACACCCACCCCTCAGACGACTTTGCCACAGACCCCTCAACGGACCCAAGGCATTCTTAAAACAGAAACCCAGACTGCTTTCCCCACATCGTCCCCTCTCAGTTCATAGCAGCAGGCAAATATTTCTCTTCTGAAGAAATTTTAGGGGCACAACTGACTGGCAGCTGACCTTCCTTAATTAAAATAGTTACCAGGAAGCTAATTAGTATCCTCTGTTCTGAGTGAAGCCCCAGTCGGAGTCATGGCAAGAAAGACAGAAGCTGCTGACCTCTAAAGGGCCCAGGGCGGGGAGCTCCCCTAGCCAGAGAAACAGTTTTCTCAGCCCCGGTGCCCATATTTCTGCTCTCTTTGTAATTTTGTCC encodes:
- the Mb gene encoding myoglobin, which gives rise to MGLSDGEWQLVLSVWGKVEADLAGHGQEVLIRLFKDHPETLEKFDKFKNLKSEEEMKASEELKKHGSTVLGALGGILKKKGQHEAEIKPLAQSHATKHKIPVKYLEFISEAIIQVLKGKHSGDFGDAAQGAMSKALELFRNDIAAKYKELGFQG
- the LOC124983284 gene encoding translation initiation factor IF-2-like; this encodes MTRWPRKLAAGPKHSEAPRPHSVGTAGRALLPGVAAIVPCFCSGPLRQEFQVLRGWLAGSGWGCSSPSRSSCGHQRGSQTPPSATPTRRRSWEPEALGSRSPGRAPCAARLLNSRADGLRLGPPVWPTDSRAVTSRVPRQRVTSPRSGSRAGHLQQKPRAASPGLRGGSRPGPGRPAAGTRQGATPLGACQGPSLGMCLVPGRQPLAPGRRPLAGLSDPPREGKKCLQITHHPESPSRCPRPCQGPEAPDHLGKTPAVPRGSYRRLGGSCVLRVGQKTIPLLNQWGNRTQRGPVTFPRSHRNSGLGVDETFGGHFVQSGGACCSPSSQ